In Amblyraja radiata isolate CabotCenter1 chromosome 38, sAmbRad1.1.pri, whole genome shotgun sequence, a genomic segment contains:
- the dkkl1 gene encoding dickkopf-like protein 1, giving the protein MSRTGQARAIVADSVTHAACIIQTLGINKPRAEGNKLWCGSAAAQAMMLHLAVLFCLPFLVTAAPAALEAKSESDGFVKVVDFDSLPLNYHDEENEEELVGDKIFHKYEKIDKETDDITGDTILSEREVIEEDDDDFPEKRVGM; this is encoded by the exons ATGAGCAGAACGGGACAGGCCAGAGCCATAGTGGCTGATTCTGTAACCCACGCGGCGTGCATCATTCAAACTCTCGGAATAAATAAGCCCAGAGCTGAAGGGAATAAACTCTGGTGTGGCTCCGCCGCTGCACAAGCAATGATGCTGCATCTGGCTGTACTGTTCTGCCTACCTTTCCTCGTCACAGCCGCTCCCGCCGCCTTG GAGGCTAAAAGTGAGTCAGATGGTTTTGTGAAGGTGGttgactttgacagccttcccttGAATTATCATGATGAGGAGAATGAAGAAGAGTTGGTTGGAGACAAAATTTTCCACAAATATGAAAAAATTGATAAG GAAACTGATGATATCACCGGAGATACAATCCTTTCAGAGAGAGAGGTTATTGAGGAAGATGATGACGATTTTCCTGAAAAGAGG GTGGGGATGTAA